GCAGGAGGAGCGGGTGTACGTGCACCAGGTCTCCGTCTCCATCCCGGTCGGACGGCACCGGGCGGGTGAACGATAGGCGACGGGAAATCGGCCCCCGACGGCGGCGGCGCCCCCACCGGAAGCTCCGGCGGGGGCGTCGTCGCGTAGTGCGCCCGGAGCGCTTCTTGCCTGGCTCGCGCCGCCATGATCGTGAGCCAACGGCCGGACGGCGCGTACCGTCCGATCTCCGACTACGCCCTCATCGGCAACCGGCACACCTGCGCGCTGGTGGCGCGGGACGGCTCCATCGACTGGTGCTGCCTTCCCCACCTGGACAGCCCCAGCGTCTTCGCCGCGCTGCTGGACGCGCGCCGCGGGGGGCGCTGGCGCATCGCCCCCGCCGGCGAGGCCTCCGTCACCCGCCGCTACCTGGGCCCCTCCGCCGTGCTGCGGACCGAGTTCCGCGGGGCCGGGGGCGTACTCCACGTGACGGACTTCCTCCCCATCCGCGAGGGGAGCGCCGAGGGGCGGAGCGAGTCGTCGCACTCCATCGTCCGGCACGTGCGGTGCGTGGAGGGCGAGGTGGAGGCGGAGGTGGAGTGGACCCCGCGCCCCAACTACGCCCGCGAGGACGTGGTCCTGGGGCGCGAGGGCCAGGTGGTGGTGGCGCGGTCGCCGCGGTACGAGCTGGCGCTCGCCGGCTTCCCGGAGGACGTCCCATTCTCGCTGGAAGGCGCCTCCGCACGAGCCCGGGTGCCGCTCCGGGCGGGGGAGGGGTTCAACCTGGCGTGCGCCTGGGGCGGCGCCGACCCGAACCCGGTGGCGTGGACGGCGGAGCACCACCTGGAGGACGCGCTCCGCTGGTGGGAGGCGTGGGCGGGGAGCTGCGGCGTGCCCCCCGGCGCGGAGGCGTGGCGGGAGCTGATCCTGCGCTCGGGGATGGTCCTCAAGCTGCTCACCAACGAGGGGAGCGGCGCCATCGCCGCGGCGCCCACCACCTCGCTCCCGGAGGAGATCGGCGGGGTCCGGAACTGGGACTACCGCTTCTGCTGGGTGCGCGATTCCAGCATGATCGCCCGCGCGCTGCTGGCGCTGGGGCACCCCGGCGACGCCCGCGACTTCCTGGCTTTCCTGGAGGGCGCCGCCGCCCAGCACCGCGACCCGTCCCGCATCCAGGTGGTATATGGCCTGCGCGGTGAGACCCGCCTCACGGAGTACACGCTGGGGCACCTGGATGGGTACCGCGGCTCCGCGCCGGTGCGGATCGGCAACGCCGCGGCGCTGCAGCGCCAGCTCGACATCTACGGCGAGCTGCTCGACGCGGCGCGGGAGCTGGCGCGCATCGGGGAGCCCCCCGCGCCCGCGCAGTGGGCCTGGCTCCGCGGCGTCGCCGACTACGTGTGCGGGATCTGGCGCGGCACCGACCGGGGGATCTGGGAGGTGCGCGGCCCGGAGCGCCACTTCACCTACTCCAAGGTGATGTGCTGGGTGGCGCTCGACCGGGCGCTCGCCCTGGCGGAGGCGCTGGGGCTGGAGGCGGACACCGGACGCTGGGCGCGCGAGCGGGCCCGGATCCGCGCAGAGGTGCTGGAGCGGGGGTACGACCGGCGGCAGGGCGCGTTCACGCAGAGCTTCGGCTCGCCCGTGCTGGACGCCTCGGCGCTCCTCCTTCCCATCGTGGGCTTCCTCCCCCCGGAGGACCCGCGGGTGCGAGGAACAGTGGACGCGGTGCTGCGTACACTTACGGAGGACGGGCTCGTCTTCCGCTACCTCGCCGAGGAGACTCCGGACGGGGTGGGCGGGGGGGAGGGGGCCTTCGGGATCTGCACCTTCTGGCTGGCGCACGCGCTGGCGCGCTGCGGCCGGGTGGACGAGGCGCGCGACGTGTTCGCGGGGATGGCGTCGCGCGCCAACGACGTGGGGCTCTTCCCGGAGGAGATCGACCCGGCCACGGGCGCGTTCCTGGGCAACTTCCCCCAGGCGTTCACCCACGTGGGACTGATCGACGCCGCCCGCGCCCTGGGCGTGGCGCTGGACTGCCGGGCCGCGGCGGAACGCCCCGGCTGACGCCTGGCCCGGCCCCTGCATCGGCCGACCATCCACCGGAGCGATTCCCCCGGCGAGGCGCTGTACCATGCTGTACTACCTGCTTTTCCTCTTCGTCGCGTTCGGGGCCAAGCTGGTGCTGGCGGTGGTCATGATCTACCTCCTCCTCCCGGCGGACTCCACCTGCAGCGAGTGCGACGGCGACACCCTCCTCCTCCGCATGGGGCCGGTGGGGCGCGCCTGCTCGTGGCTCTGCTTCGGCCAGCTGCAGCGCCGCTGGTGCCCCCGCTGCGGCTGGGAGGGGATGGCGCGCCCCGGCAGGGCCGGCGCCGGGCCGGTTCCCACGGACGCACGGACCGGGACGCCGACGCGGTAGCGGACCGGCGCCCCCAGGCCTGCAGCCCTTCCCCGGATCCGGGGAAGGGCTTTTTTTCGTCGGCGCTCACTACGAGAACGGCGGATCCGGGGCCAAGGCGCGCAGGGTCGTCGGCGGGGTACTCCCTCCGGAATTCAAGAACCCGAAGGGACTCGCTTGCGAGCACTCGCTTCGCTCAGACAGCTTGAATTCCTCCGGGAGCACCCCACCTCCTCCCGGTCGCCACCTCCGCGTGGGTGCCGAACGGCAGTTGCCGTTCTCCCCCTTTCTCCCGCTTGCGGGGGAGAGGGGGCCGGGGGGAGAGGGGGCCCTCCACCCGGTATGTAGCCCTTCCCCGGGAACCAACATTGCAGTGCCGCCCCCCCCGCCGATGCACCGGCGCCCGGTGCGTGTAGAACCAGGAACGGGAGGCAGCCAGCGATGACCAGGTCGTCCGAGCGGTCGGTGTCCGTGTGGGAGGGGACGGGGGGACCGCAGCCGGAGCTCGCCCCGCTGCGCGAGGACGTGCGGGCCGATGTCTGCGTGGTGGGGGCGGGGATCGCCGGGATGTCCGTGGCCTACCACCTCGCGAAGGAGGGGCGGCGCGTGGTGGTGCTGGACGACAACGCGGTCGGCGGCGGGGAGACGGGGCAGACCACCGCCCACCTTTCCAGCGCGCTGGACGACCGCTACCAGGTGCTGGAGGAGGTGCACGGCCGCGACGGCGCCCGGCTGGCGTACGAGAGCCACCAGGCCGCCATCGAGCGGGTGGGGGAGATCGCGCGGACCGAGGGGATCGACTGCGACTACGTCCCGCTGGACGGCTACCTCTTCCTGGGGCCCGAGCACGGACCCGAGCTGCTGGACCGCGAGCTCGCCGCCGCCCACCGGGCCGGGTTCACCGACGTGGAGCGGCTCCCCCGCGCCCCGGGCGCCCCCTTCGACACGGGGCCCTGCCTCCGCTTCCCCCGCCAGGCGCGCTTCCACCCGCTCGAGTTCGTGGCCGGGCTGGTGCGCGCGGTCCAGGCCGCGGGGGGGCGCGTCTTCACCGGGACCCACGTGAGCGAGGTGGAGGGCGGCGCGGAGCCGAGCGTCCGCACCGACGACGGGCTCACCGTGCGCGCCGGCGCGGTGGTGGTCGCCACCAACTCGCCCATCAGCGACCGGGTCTCGATCCACACCAAGCAGGCGCCCTACCGCACCTTCGTCGTGGGCGCGACGGTGCCGCCCGGCTCGGTGAAGGACGCGCTCTACTGGGACACCCGGGAGATGTACCACTACGTCCGCCTGCAGCGCACCCCGGGGGGCGAGGAGGTGCTGATCGTGGGTGGGGAGGACCACAAGACCGGGCACGCCGACGACGCGCAGGCCCGCTACGCCCGGCTGGAGGCGTGGGCGCGGGAGCGCTTCCCCGTGCAGGAGGTGCGCTGGCGCTGGTCCGGCCAGGTGATGGAGCCCGCCGACTACATGGCTTTCATCGGCCGCGACCCGGGGACCGGAATGGAGAACGTCTACGTCGTCACCGGCGACTCCGGGCACGGGATGACGCACGGCGTGATCGCGGGGATGCTGATCCGCGACCTCGTGCTGGGCCGCGACAACCCGTGGGCGTCGCTGTACGACCCCGCGCGGGTGACGCTCTCGGTGGACTCGGTCCGGGAGTTCCTCAAGGAGAACCTGGACGTGGCGGTGCAGTACACCGACTGGGTGCGCGGGGGCGAGGTGGGCTCCGCGGAGCAGATCGCCCCCGGCACCGGCGCCGTGCTGCAGCGCGGCGGCCAGAAGGTGGCGGCGTACCGGGACGAGGCCGGCACCCTCCACGAGCGCTCGGCCACGTGCACGCACCTGGGCTGCGTGGTGAGCTGGAACACCGAGGAGCGGAGCTGGGACTGCCCGTGCCACGGCTCGCGCTTCGCACCCACGGGCGAGGTGCTGAACGGCCCGGCGCCCACCCCGCTGCGGCACGTGGAAGGAGGGGTGCACTGATGGCGCGGATCCGCGCGGTGATCCTGGACATCGACGGCACCCTCGTCGACAGCAACGACGCCCACGCGCAGGCGTTCCTGGACGCGGCGGAGGAGCTGGGGATGGAGGTGCCGCCCTTCCGCGAGGTGTGGCGGCGGATCGGGATGGGGGGCGACAAGCTGATCCCCGAGGTGTGGGGCTTCGAGAAGGAGAGCGAGCAGGGGGCGAAGCTGGACGGGCGAAAGGGGGAGATCTTCCGCGAGCGCTACCTCCCCGGGCTGCAGCCCACCCGCGGCGCCCGCGCGCTCCTGCACCGCCTGCGCGACGACGGGGTCAAGCTGGTGGTCGCCACCTCCGCCGGGAAGGACGACGTGAAGGGGCTCCTGGAGCGCGCCGGGGTCCGGGACCTGATCCAGGACGCCACCTCCGCGGACGAGGTGGAGGAGTCCAAGCCGGACCCGGACATCGTCCACGCCGCCCTGGAGGACGCGGGCTTCCCGGCGGAGCAGGTAGTGATGCTGGGTGACACGCCGTACGACGTGGAGGCCGCCACCCGGGGGGGCGTCCGCATCGTGGCGGTGCGCTCCGGCGGCTGGGGCGACGAGGAACTGAGCGGCGCCGTTGCCATCTACGACGATCCCGCCGATCTTCTGGAGCACTACGACGAGTCGCCGGTCGGGCGGGGCGAGGGGTAGGGCCCCGCGCGCGGCCAGCGGTTCGGGGGAGGGGGAGCCATCCTCCTCCCCTGTTTTTCGGGAGAGTAGCACGGGAGACGGATGGCACGCATGGCAGTGGAGGGAGCCGCGGACGGCGAGGGGGTGGACGGCACGCTGGGAGCCGAGGCCACGGGCCCCGTTCCGCCCTGGGGGTGGACGGAGACGGCGCTGGCGCTGATGGTGTTCGTGTGGGGGGTGAACTTCGCGGTGGTGAAGCGCGCGCTGGAGGCCTTCGATCCGCTGGCCTTCAACGCGCTGCGCTACCCCATCGCCTCGGCGTTCGTGTTCGTGGTGCTGCGGGCGCAGGGGCCGCTCGCGGGCCCGGAACGGAAGGACGTCCCCCGCATCGTGGCGCTGGGGCTGCTGGGGAACGTGGTCTACCAGATGGCGTTCATCCTGGGTCTGGACCGCACGCTCGCCGGCCACGCCAGCCTGATGCTGGCGCTCACCCCGGTGTTCACCGCCTTCCTCTCGTCGGTGACGGGGCACGAGACGCCGGGGCGGCGCACCTGGGGCGGCGCGCTCCTCGCGGTAGTGGGAGTGGGGCTGGTGACGGGGAGCGCCATCACCTTCCACGCCGACACGCGCGTCCTCACCGGAGACCTGATCCTGCTCGGCGCCTCGGCCGCCTGGGCGCTCTACACCGTGGGCGCCCGCCCCGTCGTGCAGAAGTACGGCTCGGTGCGGACCACGGCCTGGACGCTCTGGGTGGGAACGATCGGGCTGGTGGCCTTCGGCGTGCCCGGGCTCGCGGGGCAGGACTGGGACGTCGTGGGGGCGGAGGCGTGGGGCGGGCTCCTCTTCTCCGCGCTCCTCTCCATCGGCCTGGCGTACCTGATCTGGTACCGGGGGGTGGAGAAGATCGGCAACACCCGCACCTCCATCTTCTCCAACCTCACCCCGCTGGTGGCGCTCGCCACCGGCGCGCTCTGGCTGGGAGAGCGCCCCGGTCCGCTGGCGCTTCTGGGAGTGGTGGTGACCCTTTCCGGGGTGCTGCTCGTACGCGCCGACCCCCGCCGCTGACTCCCGGCGCCGCGGTCGCGTACAAGCAGCCTGCCGTCTCCCGGGAACGCGAAGCGGGGCCGCCCCGGAGGACGGCCCCGCTCGCGAGTCCTGCCCGGAACCGGCGTCAGAGCGTGCGGCGCCGGCTGGCGATCATCCGGTACAGGGCCAGCAGGATGATCGCGCCGATGATCGAGCCGATCAGACCCGCCGTGCCGTCCCCATCGCCCATCCCCAGCATGTTCGCCAGGAACCCGCCCACGAACGAGCCGGCGATACCCAGCAGGATCGTCACGATGATGCCACCCGGATCCCGCCCCGGCATGATGAGCTTGGCGATCGCGCCGGCGATCAGGCCGATGATGATCATCCAGATGATTCCCATGGCTTCCTCGGCAATTTTCGAGTAATCAGCGTCGGCGGCCGCCCTCGCGGCCGCCGCGCCGCCCAAGTGCAAGAGCGATGCCGATTTGGGAGCTGCGGGGCGGCCGGCTCACTCGTCGCGGCGCACCGGGCCGCGCATGCGCTTGGTCTCCGAGCGCTGCTTCTTGGCCTGGAGCCGCCGCTCGCGCGAGGCGCGGGTGGGGCGCGTCTTCTTCCGGGGCTTGGGGACGTGGAGCGCCCCGCGCAGCAGCTCCACGAATCGCTCCACCGCCGCCTCGCGGTTCTGGTGCTGGCTGCGGTGCTCGCTGGCGGCCAGCTGCAGCACCCCCTCGCCGCTGATGCGGTTCGCCAGCTTGTCCAGGATCCGCGCCCTCTGCGCCTCCGTGAGCGAGGGCGAGCCCGCCACGTCCCACGCGAGCTCCACCCGCGTGGACGAGGTGTTCACGTGCTGCCCGCCCGGTCCCCCGGAGCGCGACGCGCGGAAGTCCAGCTCCGCGCGAGGCACCCACAGGTCGTCCGTGACGGAGAGGAGCCCGTCGTCGCTCATGCGCGGCGTTCCCGGTGCGGGCTCAACGGATCCGCAGGACCTGCACGTCGAACACCAGGGTGGAGTTCGGGGGGATCACCACGTTGCCGCCCCGGACCTCCCTGTCGCCGTACGCCAGCGCCGGGGAGATGATCAGCCTGCGGACTCCTCCCACGCCCATGTCCACGAATCCGCGCTCGAACCCCGGGAGGTAGTCTCCCCTGCCGATCGTCACCGGCGGCAGCCCGCCGGACGGCAGGATGTTGGCGTCGAATGCCTCTCCGTTCGTGAAGCGGCCCACGTAGCAGACGTCAAGGGTGCTGCCGGTCTTCGCGGTCGGGCCCTGGCCCGCCGTGCGCTGGATGTAGCGGAGCCCGGGCTCCAGCGTGAGAGTGTCCCCGGCGACGCTCGGCTCCGCGGCGGGGTTGAGCGTGCACTGCTGGACCGGGCCGAGCGGATCGGTCGTGTCCAGGCACCCGGACAGGGCGATGGCGGATGCGGCGGTGACGGCCACCGCGAGAATGGTGTTCCTGGTCATGCGCTCCTTCCGGAGAGAGATCGGCGCGGTTGCTGGCCGCGTAGGGCACTGCCAATATAGTGCCGCCGCCATCGGCGGCACACGGTTCGCGGAGGCTCAGCGGACCGCTTCGCCCACACACCGCAACGCTGGAGCTGCAGATGGAGCCGCGCCACTACCACCTGATCGGCATCGGGGGAACCGCCATGGGGTCGCTCGCGGGGCTCCTCAAGGCCGCGGGCCACACCGTCACCGGCTCCGACGAGAACGTGTACCCGCCCATGTCCACCCAGCTGCAGGAGCTGGGGATCCCCTACCGCGAGGGGTACTCGCCGGACAACCTGCGCCCCCGGCCGGACCTGGTGGTGGTGGGGAACGCCATCTCCCGCGGCAACCCGGAGCTGGAGGCGGTGCTGGACGAGAAGATCCCCTACACCTCCGCGGCGGTGACGGTGAAGGAGGAGTTCATCCGGGGCCGCACCTCGCTGGCGGTGGCGGGGACGCACGGGAAGACGAGCACCACGTCGCTGCTGGCCTGGGCCCTGGAGTGCGCGGGGCTCAACCCCTCGTTCCTGATCGGCGGGGTGGCGGAGAACTTCGGGACCTCCTTCCGCCTCACGGACTCGGAGCACTTCGTGATCGAGGCGGACGAGTACGACACGGCGTACTTCGACAAGGGCCCCAAGATGTGGCACTACCTGCCGGACACCGCCATCGTCAACAACGTGGAGTTCGACCACGCGGACATCTACCGCGACGAGGAGGCGTACCGCTTCGCCTTCGCCCGCTTCATCAACCTGATCCCCTCCAGCGGGACGCTGGTGGCCGGGTGGGACTCGCCCATCGTCCGGGAGCTGGCGGGGCGCTCCTTCGCCCCCATCCAGTCGTTCGGGTACGGCGACCCCACGGCGGCCGGGGGCGGCCACCCGCGCTGGACGGCGCTGCACGTGGAGTTCGGCGAGCAGGGCACCCGGTTCGACGTGGTGCACGACGGCGAGCCCTGGGGGACGGTGGAGACCCCGCTGGCCGGCGCCTTCAGCGTGCGCAACTGCCTGGCGACGATCGCGGCGGCGGAGTCGGTGGGGGCGGACCGCGACGGAGTGCGCACGGGGCTGCGCACCTTCCGCAGCGTGCGTCGGCGGATGGAGGTGCGGGGGGAGGTGAACGGCGTCACCGTGATCGACGACTTCGCCCACCACCCCACGGCGGTGCGCGAGACCATCGCCGCGGTGCGGCAGCGGTACGGAGGGCGCCGGATCGTGGCCGTGTTCGAGCCGCGCAGCTACACCGCGCAGCGGCGGGAATTCCAGGATGCGTACCAGCGCGCCTTCGCGGACGCGGACACCATCGTCCTGGCGGGGCTCTTCCACCCGGAGCGCTACACCGCGGAGACCGCGCTGGACCCGCACCGGATGGTGGAGGGGTGGCGCGCGGAGGGGAAGGAGGCGGACCACATCCCCGCCGCGGACGACATCGTGCGGCGGCTGGCGCCGGAGCTGCGCGATGGGGACGTGGTGCTGGTCATGAGCAACGGCGGCTTCGGGGGGATCCACCAGAAGCTGCTGGACGCGGTGGGCACGGGCGCGGGGTAGGGGCGGGTTCTGCACACCGGCGTCCCGGTGCGGATCGTACGGCAGGCGACATGGTGCGGAGGTTGGCCCGAAGGTGGCGGCTACTGCCGGTGCTGCGGCTGGCGGGGCGCGTGAGCGGGCGCAACATTCCGGCAGTCACGCGCGTCGATCCACCGGGAGAGGCAGTAGAATGAGCGATACCGCGGAAGAACGTATGGACGAGGTCCTGGAGATGGTGAGCCAGGCCATGGAGCAGCTCGACCTGGCGGTCGGCAAGGCCACGCGCCTGCCCATCCGCGACCGCCTGGTGGTGCGCGACCACCTCCTTCCCCCGCGCAACCACCTGCGCAGCGCGGTCCACGCGCTCCGCAAGCAGCTGGACGCCGCGGTGCCTCCCGCGCGCTCCGAGTAGCACCGGCGCGGGGGCACGACGACGACGGGGCCGCGGCACACGCCGCGGCCCCGTCCCGCGTCCGGCCCCGTGCTCAGAGGCCGGCCTTGTACAGCAGCCGGTTCGGAGTCCCGCTCGGCACGTTCTTCACCACGCCGGTGGTGGAGTTGTTCTTGATCCAGGTGTCGATGGTGGAGGACGCTGCGTCGCCGTAGGTGGCCTTGTACAGCGCCGCCACCCCCGCCACGTGCGGCGAGGCCATGGAGGTGCCGCTGATGGTGCTGGTGCCGCCGTTCAGCCAGGTGGAGGTGATCGACCCTCCGGGGGCGAAGCCGTCCACGCAGCTCCCGTAGTTGGAGGTGGAGCGCCGGGTGTCGTCGCTGTTGCTCGCGGCGGTGGTGTACGCGGACGCCGCGCTGGCGGGCGAGTAGTTGCAGGCGTCGGCGTTGCTGTTCCCGGCCGCGACGGCGACGAAGACGCCGGAGCTCGCCAGGTTGTCGACCGCGGTGTTCAGCGAGGCGGAGTAGGCGCCCCCC
This DNA window, taken from Longimicrobiaceae bacterium, encodes the following:
- a CDS encoding glycoside hydrolase family 15 protein — protein: MIVSQRPDGAYRPISDYALIGNRHTCALVARDGSIDWCCLPHLDSPSVFAALLDARRGGRWRIAPAGEASVTRRYLGPSAVLRTEFRGAGGVLHVTDFLPIREGSAEGRSESSHSIVRHVRCVEGEVEAEVEWTPRPNYAREDVVLGREGQVVVARSPRYELALAGFPEDVPFSLEGASARARVPLRAGEGFNLACAWGGADPNPVAWTAEHHLEDALRWWEAWAGSCGVPPGAEAWRELILRSGMVLKLLTNEGSGAIAAAPTTSLPEEIGGVRNWDYRFCWVRDSSMIARALLALGHPGDARDFLAFLEGAAAQHRDPSRIQVVYGLRGETRLTEYTLGHLDGYRGSAPVRIGNAAALQRQLDIYGELLDAARELARIGEPPAPAQWAWLRGVADYVCGIWRGTDRGIWEVRGPERHFTYSKVMCWVALDRALALAEALGLEADTGRWARERARIRAEVLERGYDRRQGAFTQSFGSPVLDASALLLPIVGFLPPEDPRVRGTVDAVLRTLTEDGLVFRYLAEETPDGVGGGEGAFGICTFWLAHALARCGRVDEARDVFAGMASRANDVGLFPEEIDPATGAFLGNFPQAFTHVGLIDAARALGVALDCRAAAERPG
- a CDS encoding FKBP-type peptidyl-prolyl cis-trans isomerase; the encoded protein is MTRNTILAVAVTAASAIALSGCLDTTDPLGPVQQCTLNPAAEPSVAGDTLTLEPGLRYIQRTAGQGPTAKTGSTLDVCYVGRFTNGEAFDANILPSGGLPPVTIGRGDYLPGFERGFVDMGVGGVRRLIISPALAYGDREVRGGNVVIPPNSTLVFDVQVLRIR
- the mpl gene encoding UDP-N-acetylmuramate:L-alanyl-gamma-D-glutamyl-meso-diaminopimelate ligase gives rise to the protein MEPRHYHLIGIGGTAMGSLAGLLKAAGHTVTGSDENVYPPMSTQLQELGIPYREGYSPDNLRPRPDLVVVGNAISRGNPELEAVLDEKIPYTSAAVTVKEEFIRGRTSLAVAGTHGKTSTTSLLAWALECAGLNPSFLIGGVAENFGTSFRLTDSEHFVIEADEYDTAYFDKGPKMWHYLPDTAIVNNVEFDHADIYRDEEAYRFAFARFINLIPSSGTLVAGWDSPIVRELAGRSFAPIQSFGYGDPTAAGGGHPRWTALHVEFGEQGTRFDVVHDGEPWGTVETPLAGAFSVRNCLATIAAAESVGADRDGVRTGLRTFRSVRRRMEVRGEVNGVTVIDDFAHHPTAVRETIAAVRQRYGGRRIVAVFEPRSYTAQRREFQDAYQRAFADADTIVLAGLFHPERYTAETALDPHRMVEGWRAEGKEADHIPAADDIVRRLAPELRDGDVVLVMSNGGFGGIHQKLLDAVGTGAG
- a CDS encoding FAD-dependent oxidoreductase; translation: MTRSSERSVSVWEGTGGPQPELAPLREDVRADVCVVGAGIAGMSVAYHLAKEGRRVVVLDDNAVGGGETGQTTAHLSSALDDRYQVLEEVHGRDGARLAYESHQAAIERVGEIARTEGIDCDYVPLDGYLFLGPEHGPELLDRELAAAHRAGFTDVERLPRAPGAPFDTGPCLRFPRQARFHPLEFVAGLVRAVQAAGGRVFTGTHVSEVEGGAEPSVRTDDGLTVRAGAVVVATNSPISDRVSIHTKQAPYRTFVVGATVPPGSVKDALYWDTREMYHYVRLQRTPGGEEVLIVGGEDHKTGHADDAQARYARLEAWARERFPVQEVRWRWSGQVMEPADYMAFIGRDPGTGMENVYVVTGDSGHGMTHGVIAGMLIRDLVLGRDNPWASLYDPARVTLSVDSVREFLKENLDVAVQYTDWVRGGEVGSAEQIAPGTGAVLQRGGQKVAAYRDEAGTLHERSATCTHLGCVVSWNTEERSWDCPCHGSRFAPTGEVLNGPAPTPLRHVEGGVH
- the arfB gene encoding alternative ribosome rescue aminoacyl-tRNA hydrolase ArfB, with protein sequence MSDDGLLSVTDDLWVPRAELDFRASRSGGPGGQHVNTSSTRVELAWDVAGSPSLTEAQRARILDKLANRISGEGVLQLAASEHRSQHQNREAAVERFVELLRGALHVPKPRKKTRPTRASRERRLQAKKQRSETKRMRGPVRRDE
- a CDS encoding EamA family transporter: MARMAVEGAADGEGVDGTLGAEATGPVPPWGWTETALALMVFVWGVNFAVVKRALEAFDPLAFNALRYPIASAFVFVVLRAQGPLAGPERKDVPRIVALGLLGNVVYQMAFILGLDRTLAGHASLMLALTPVFTAFLSSVTGHETPGRRTWGGALLAVVGVGLVTGSAITFHADTRVLTGDLILLGASAAWALYTVGARPVVQKYGSVRTTAWTLWVGTIGLVAFGVPGLAGQDWDVVGAEAWGGLLFSALLSIGLAYLIWYRGVEKIGNTRTSIFSNLTPLVALATGALWLGERPGPLALLGVVVTLSGVLLVRADPRR
- a CDS encoding HAD family hydrolase, with amino-acid sequence MARIRAVILDIDGTLVDSNDAHAQAFLDAAEELGMEVPPFREVWRRIGMGGDKLIPEVWGFEKESEQGAKLDGRKGEIFRERYLPGLQPTRGARALLHRLRDDGVKLVVATSAGKDDVKGLLERAGVRDLIQDATSADEVEESKPDPDIVHAALEDAGFPAEQVVMLGDTPYDVEAATRGGVRIVAVRSGGWGDEELSGAVAIYDDPADLLEHYDESPVGRGEG
- a CDS encoding GlsB/YeaQ/YmgE family stress response membrane protein; translated protein: MGIIWMIIIGLIAGAIAKLIMPGRDPGGIIVTILLGIAGSFVGGFLANMLGMGDGDGTAGLIGSIIGAIILLALYRMIASRRRTL